The following coding sequences lie in one Listeria ivanovii subsp. londoniensis genomic window:
- the pyrH gene encoding UMP kinase: MDTPDYKRVVLKLSGEALAGNDGFGINPSVVNLISAQIKEVVELGVEVAIVVGGGNIWRGKLGSEMGMDRAAADQMGMLATIMNSLSLQDSLENIGVATRVQTSIDMRQIAEPYIRRKAIRHLEKGRVVIFAGGTGNPYFSTDTAAALRAAEIEADVILMAKNNVDGVYNADPKLDENAKKYEELSYLDVIKEGLEVMDTTASSLSMDNDIPLIVFSFTEQGNNIKRVILGEKIGTTVRGKK; encoded by the coding sequence ATGGATACCCCAGATTATAAACGAGTTGTATTAAAATTAAGCGGTGAAGCACTTGCCGGAAATGATGGCTTTGGAATTAACCCGAGCGTAGTCAATTTGATTTCTGCTCAAATCAAAGAAGTTGTAGAATTAGGAGTAGAGGTTGCTATCGTTGTCGGCGGCGGAAATATCTGGCGTGGTAAACTTGGTAGTGAAATGGGAATGGACCGGGCAGCAGCTGACCAAATGGGAATGCTTGCAACTATCATGAATTCTTTATCCTTGCAAGATTCTCTTGAAAATATTGGAGTTGCTACACGAGTACAAACATCGATTGATATGCGTCAAATTGCAGAGCCATACATTCGTCGTAAAGCAATTCGTCATCTTGAAAAAGGTCGCGTAGTCATATTTGCTGGTGGAACAGGTAACCCATACTTCTCCACGGATACAGCAGCAGCACTTAGAGCGGCCGAAATCGAAGCGGATGTTATTTTAATGGCGAAAAACAATGTAGATGGTGTCTACAATGCTGATCCAAAACTAGATGAAAATGCGAAAAAATATGAAGAATTATCCTACCTTGATGTTATTAAAGAAGGCTTAGAAGTAATGGATACTACGGCTTCATCACTCAGCATGGACAATGACATTCCATTAATTGTCTTCTCGTTTACAGAGCAGGGTAACAATATTAAACGTGTTATTTTAGGTGAAAAAATCGGAACTACTGTTAGGGGGAAAAAATAA
- the frr gene encoding ribosome recycling factor encodes MSKEVLSKSKEKMEKAEQALTRQLGTIRAGRANASLLDRLTVDYYGAPTPVNQMASISVPEARMLLITPYDKTILGEIEKAILKSDLGLTPNNDGSVLRLSIPQLTEERRKELVKEVKKEAEEAKVAVRNIRREANEDLKKLEKNGDITEDDLRSYGEDVQKLTDESIKNIDSITKDKEAEILEV; translated from the coding sequence ATGAGTAAAGAAGTATTATCGAAATCAAAAGAAAAAATGGAAAAAGCAGAGCAAGCATTAACTAGACAACTTGGAACAATTCGCGCTGGTCGTGCTAATGCCTCACTTTTAGATCGTTTAACTGTGGATTATTACGGGGCACCAACACCTGTCAATCAAATGGCTTCTATCAGTGTCCCTGAAGCTAGAATGTTACTTATTACTCCATATGATAAAACTATTTTAGGCGAAATCGAAAAAGCTATTTTAAAATCAGATCTTGGTTTAACACCAAATAATGATGGTTCTGTTTTACGCTTATCTATTCCACAATTAACAGAAGAGCGACGTAAAGAGCTTGTTAAAGAAGTGAAAAAAGAAGCGGAAGAAGCAAAAGTAGCAGTTCGTAATATCCGCCGTGAAGCAAATGAAGACTTGAAAAAATTAGAGAAAAATGGCGATATCACAGAAGATGATTTACGTTCATATGGTGAAGATGTACAAAAACTAACAGATGAAAGCATCAAAAATATCGATAGCATCACGAAAGACAAAGAAGCGGAAATCTTAGAAGTTTAA
- a CDS encoding isoprenyl transferase, producing MFKKLFRQEENILNSELAEDLPIPRHVAIIMDGNGRWAKKRFLPRIAGHKEGMDVVKRVTRYANAIGIDVLTLYAFSTENWKRPTDEVDFLMKLPVEFFDSFVPELIEENVRVNVMGYRENLPNHTMRAVEKAITDTAHCTGLTLNFALNYGGRSEIITATKEAVKELILEGKSVDDLTEEILNDHLMSSGLGDPDLLIRTSGELRLSNFMLWQLAYSEFYFTDTHWPDFSKEDFLQAIIEYQNRSRRFGGL from the coding sequence ATGTTTAAAAAGCTATTTCGACAAGAAGAAAATATATTAAATAGTGAACTTGCAGAAGATTTGCCAATCCCGCGCCATGTAGCTATTATTATGGATGGAAATGGGCGATGGGCAAAGAAACGTTTCTTACCAAGGATTGCTGGGCATAAAGAAGGTATGGATGTAGTAAAACGTGTTACTCGATACGCAAATGCAATAGGTATCGACGTTTTGACCCTCTATGCTTTTTCAACTGAAAATTGGAAACGACCTACAGATGAAGTGGATTTTTTAATGAAACTACCTGTAGAGTTTTTTGACTCTTTTGTACCAGAGTTGATAGAAGAAAACGTTCGTGTTAATGTGATGGGGTATAGAGAAAATTTACCTAACCATACGATGCGTGCAGTTGAAAAAGCAATTACTGACACAGCACATTGTACAGGACTAACACTTAATTTTGCTTTGAATTATGGTGGCCGTTCAGAAATTATTACGGCAACAAAAGAAGCAGTAAAAGAACTAATCTTAGAAGGTAAGTCAGTAGATGATTTAACAGAAGAGATATTGAATGACCACTTGATGAGTAGTGGACTTGGGGATCCAGATTTATTAATAAGAACAAGTGGAGAACTTAGACTGAGTAATTTTATGCTATGGCAACTTGCTTATAGCGAATTTTATTTTACAGATACACATTGGCCTGATTTTTCAAAAGAAGATTTTTTACAAGCGATTATTGAATATCAAAACAGATCGCGTCGTTTTGGAGGGCTCTAG
- a CDS encoding phosphatidate cytidylyltransferase: MKTRIITAVVALIFFIPFVIYGGIPFELLSILLATIALYEVLIMTKQRIFSVNGIVTLLLMWLVVVPDRYLDFLAKLHITEMEIIFLLMALLLAYTVFSRNKFHFDQVGISMVAAFYTGFGFHYLALTRDAGLMYVLFALFIVWSTDTGAYFIGKAIGKHKLAPNVSPNKTIEGFIGGIICALVIAGGFYYFVGLPGNILVILTLLVFLSAFGQLGDLVESALKRFYGVKDSGKILPGHGGILDRFDSLLFVLPLLHILQII; the protein is encoded by the coding sequence TTGAAAACAAGAATTATTACTGCAGTTGTTGCGCTGATATTTTTTATTCCTTTTGTTATTTACGGGGGAATTCCATTTGAATTATTAAGTATATTACTTGCAACGATTGCTCTTTATGAAGTACTTATAATGACAAAACAACGGATTTTTTCGGTGAATGGAATAGTCACTTTATTACTGATGTGGTTAGTTGTCGTCCCAGATAGATATTTGGACTTTTTAGCAAAACTGCATATTACAGAAATGGAAATTATTTTTCTTTTAATGGCATTGTTACTCGCTTATACGGTGTTTTCTCGAAATAAATTCCATTTTGATCAAGTGGGGATTAGTATGGTTGCTGCTTTTTATACAGGTTTTGGCTTCCACTACTTAGCATTAACTCGTGATGCGGGTTTAATGTATGTGTTATTTGCATTATTTATTGTCTGGTCGACCGATACGGGGGCTTATTTTATTGGAAAAGCGATTGGAAAACATAAACTTGCTCCAAATGTAAGCCCAAATAAAACAATAGAAGGCTTTATTGGGGGAATTATTTGCGCTCTTGTTATTGCAGGTGGTTTTTATTACTTCGTCGGGTTACCTGGAAATATCCTTGTAATTCTAACTCTACTCGTGTTCTTATCTGCTTTTGGACAACTGGGAGATCTAGTTGAATCTGCTCTAAAAAGGTTTTACGGTGTTAAAGATTCAGGGAAAATTTTACCTGGACATGGCGGCATTTTAGATAGATTTGACAGCTTGTTGTTCGTATTACCACTGCTACATATACTTCAAATTATTTAA
- the dxr gene encoding 1-deoxy-D-xylulose-5-phosphate reductoisomerase, with the protein MKKIILLGATGSIGTQTLTIVRDNPAKFQVVALSFGRNIERGRAIIQEFKPKMVAVWHSRDKLTLEAEFPDIKVFNGLDGLREVATYPDSDILLNAVMGSVGLLPTLDAIEAGKTIAIANKETLVTAGHLVMNAAKEKNISLLPVDSEHSAILQALNGENPERIQKIILTASGGSFRDKSREQLSEVTVKEALKHPNWNMGNKLTIDSATMFNKGLEVIEAHWLFGVDYGEIEVVIQRESIVHSMVQFVDGSFVAQMGTPDMRIPIQYALTYPDRFYIPFENEFRITDFSALHFEKVDYERFPALKLAYNAGKIGGTMPTVLNAANEIAVAGFLNGQVAFYNIEALVENAMNRHSSISNPDLDTILQVDKETRAYVKTLL; encoded by the coding sequence ATGAAAAAAATTATTTTACTGGGAGCAACTGGTTCGATTGGTACGCAAACCTTAACGATTGTTCGAGATAATCCAGCTAAATTTCAAGTGGTCGCTCTGAGTTTTGGGCGCAACATAGAACGTGGCCGGGCAATTATTCAAGAATTTAAGCCAAAAATGGTAGCGGTGTGGCATTCACGTGATAAATTAACGCTTGAAGCTGAATTTCCAGATATCAAAGTTTTTAATGGCTTGGATGGACTAAGGGAAGTAGCAACCTACCCAGATAGTGACATCTTATTGAATGCTGTAATGGGAAGTGTAGGATTATTACCAACACTAGATGCGATTGAAGCAGGAAAAACTATCGCCATTGCCAACAAAGAAACATTAGTTACAGCAGGACATTTGGTAATGAATGCAGCCAAAGAAAAAAATATATCATTATTACCAGTGGATAGTGAGCATTCGGCTATTTTACAAGCATTAAACGGAGAAAATCCTGAAAGAATCCAGAAAATTATTCTTACAGCTAGTGGTGGAAGTTTTCGGGACAAATCGCGGGAACAATTAAGTGAAGTCACGGTTAAAGAAGCATTGAAACATCCTAATTGGAATATGGGAAACAAATTAACCATTGATTCTGCAACGATGTTTAATAAAGGACTAGAGGTAATAGAAGCGCACTGGCTATTTGGAGTGGACTATGGGGAGATTGAGGTTGTCATTCAACGTGAAAGTATCGTACACTCAATGGTTCAATTCGTCGATGGAAGCTTCGTCGCTCAAATGGGAACTCCTGATATGCGAATTCCGATTCAATATGCGCTTACTTACCCGGATAGATTCTATATACCGTTTGAAAATGAGTTCCGGATAACTGATTTTTCTGCGCTTCATTTTGAAAAAGTGGATTATGAAAGATTTCCGGCATTGAAACTCGCGTATAATGCTGGTAAAATAGGTGGAACGATGCCGACCGTTTTGAACGCGGCAAATGAAATTGCTGTAGCTGGATTTTTAAATGGGCAAGTAGCTTTTTATAATATTGAAGCACTTGTCGAAAATGCAATGAATCGGCATAGTAGTATTTCGAACCCTGATTTGGATACTATTTTGCAGGTGGATAAAGAAACTCGTGCGTATGTAAAGACACTTTTATAG
- the rseP gene encoding RIP metalloprotease RseP, whose translation MTTIIAFIFVFGLIVFFHELGHFLFAKRAGIMVKDFSIGFGPKIFAYRKKETQYTIRLLPIGGYVRMAGEDGEEIELKPGYRVGLELTPEETVKKIIVNGKDQYVNAQPIEVSACDLEKELFIEGYEDYDDTKKVRYQVERNALVIDGKIETMVTPYDRSFNAKSLGNRAMTIFAGPLFNFILAILIFTALAFVQGGVPSTDNTLGNVLPDGAAAAAGLEKGDEVLSINGKATNSWADIVQNVSENPGKTLDFKVERDGKTQDIDVKPETQKENGKEVGKIGVETPMDSSFTAKITNGFTQTWNWIVQIFTILGNMFTGGFSLDMLNGPVGIYTSTQQVVQYGFMTVLNWTAVLSINLGIVNLLPLPALDGGRLMFFLYELVRGKPIDPKKEGIIHFAGFALLMVLMILVTWNDIQRAFF comes from the coding sequence TTGACAACTATTATTGCTTTTATTTTCGTATTCGGACTAATTGTATTTTTCCATGAGCTAGGGCATTTTCTGTTTGCAAAACGTGCTGGAATTATGGTAAAAGACTTTTCAATTGGGTTTGGGCCGAAGATTTTCGCTTATCGAAAAAAAGAAACTCAGTATACAATTCGCTTATTACCAATCGGCGGATACGTGCGGATGGCTGGAGAAGATGGCGAAGAAATTGAACTAAAACCAGGTTACCGAGTAGGATTAGAGCTTACACCGGAAGAGACTGTTAAAAAGATTATCGTCAATGGGAAAGATCAGTATGTGAATGCACAGCCGATTGAAGTATCTGCTTGTGATTTAGAAAAAGAACTTTTCATCGAAGGCTATGAAGATTATGATGATACGAAAAAAGTGCGTTATCAAGTAGAGCGAAATGCCCTTGTTATCGATGGGAAAATCGAAACGATGGTCACTCCGTATGACCGTTCATTTAATGCGAAATCACTAGGAAACCGTGCAATGACAATTTTTGCAGGACCTTTATTTAACTTCATTCTCGCTATTTTAATTTTCACAGCCCTTGCATTTGTTCAAGGAGGGGTTCCAAGTACGGATAATACACTTGGAAATGTTCTTCCTGATGGTGCAGCAGCGGCGGCAGGTCTCGAAAAAGGAGATGAAGTTCTTTCTATTAATGGGAAGGCGACGAATTCTTGGGCAGATATTGTGCAAAACGTTTCCGAAAACCCGGGAAAAACACTGGATTTCAAAGTAGAACGTGATGGTAAAACACAAGATATCGATGTAAAACCTGAAACGCAAAAAGAAAATGGCAAGGAGGTTGGTAAAATTGGTGTAGAAACACCGATGGATAGCTCTTTTACCGCCAAAATAACGAATGGATTTACGCAAACCTGGAATTGGATTGTCCAGATATTTACGATACTTGGAAATATGTTTACTGGTGGATTTTCATTAGATATGCTTAATGGGCCAGTCGGTATATATACCAGCACGCAACAAGTGGTTCAATACGGCTTTATGACGGTGCTAAACTGGACAGCGGTATTAAGTATTAATTTAGGAATCGTTAATTTACTGCCATTACCAGCTCTAGATGGTGGACGCCTCATGTTCTTTCTTTATGAACTCGTCCGCGGAAAACCGATTGATCCAAAAAAAGAGGGAATTATCCATTTTGCTGGATTTGCTCTTTTGATGGTGCTAATGATACTTGTGACTTGGAATGATATCCAACGAGCATTCTTCTAA
- a CDS encoding proline--tRNA ligase: MRQTMTFIPTLKEVPADAEVKSHQLLLRAGFIRQTASGIYSYLPLATLTLRKIEAIIREELEAVGAAELLMPALQPAELWQESGRWSDYGPELMRLKDRAARDFALGPTHEEVITALLRDEIKSYKRLPLTLYQIQTKFRDEKRPRFGLLRGREFIMKDAYSFHASNESLDEVYDLMHQAYSNIFSRCGLEFRSVIADSGSIGGKETKEFMALSEIGEDTIAYSDASDYAANVEMAPVLHMEKKSHELEKELEKVTTPNQKTIADIVTFLEVPIEKTMKSMLYQVDEEVIMVLVRGDHEVNDIKIKNALDATNVELVDPTKAIEILGANFGSLGPVGVPENVRIFADNAVKDIVNAVAGANEDGFHYVNVNPTRDFEVTSYFDLRMIQVGDLSPDGQGVIKFAEGIEVGHIFKLGTKYSQAMNATILDENGRAQPIIMGCYGIGVSRILSAIAEQSNDENGLVWDKKISPFDLHLIPVNMKSEEQVAFAETLYVSLQQAGYSVLIDDRGERAGVKFADADLIGLPLRITVGKKAAEGIVEVKIRKTGEMIEVRQDELLNTLPILFGDK; this comes from the coding sequence ATGCGTCAAACGATGACATTTATACCAACATTAAAAGAAGTCCCAGCGGATGCGGAAGTAAAGAGTCATCAATTACTTCTTCGTGCTGGTTTTATTAGACAAACAGCAAGTGGCATTTATAGCTATTTACCACTTGCCACTTTAACATTACGAAAAATTGAAGCAATTATTCGTGAGGAATTAGAAGCTGTTGGAGCGGCAGAATTACTAATGCCTGCACTTCAACCAGCAGAACTTTGGCAAGAATCAGGTCGCTGGAGTGATTATGGTCCAGAACTTATGCGCTTAAAGGATCGTGCCGCGCGTGATTTTGCACTTGGGCCAACCCATGAGGAAGTTATAACTGCACTATTACGTGATGAAATAAAATCATATAAACGCTTACCACTAACTCTATATCAAATCCAAACAAAATTTCGTGATGAAAAACGTCCCCGCTTTGGATTATTACGTGGTCGCGAATTCATTATGAAAGATGCCTACTCGTTCCATGCTTCGAATGAGAGTTTGGACGAAGTGTATGACTTAATGCACCAAGCATACTCCAATATTTTCTCCCGATGTGGTTTAGAGTTCCGATCTGTTATTGCTGATTCTGGTTCTATTGGCGGAAAAGAAACAAAAGAATTTATGGCATTATCTGAGATTGGTGAAGATACCATTGCTTACAGTGATGCTTCTGATTATGCAGCGAATGTCGAAATGGCTCCAGTATTACATATGGAGAAAAAATCACATGAGCTAGAAAAAGAGCTAGAAAAAGTAACAACACCAAATCAAAAAACGATTGCCGATATTGTGACATTTTTAGAAGTTCCAATTGAAAAGACAATGAAATCAATGCTTTATCAAGTGGATGAAGAAGTAATCATGGTTCTTGTTCGTGGCGATCATGAAGTTAATGATATTAAAATCAAAAATGCTTTAGATGCTACAAATGTTGAACTTGTCGACCCAACCAAAGCAATTGAAATACTAGGTGCTAATTTTGGCTCACTTGGACCAGTTGGTGTTCCTGAAAATGTTCGTATTTTTGCTGACAATGCGGTTAAAGATATAGTTAATGCAGTAGCGGGAGCAAATGAAGATGGCTTCCATTATGTAAACGTAAATCCAACTCGCGATTTTGAAGTTACTAGCTATTTTGATTTACGCATGATTCAAGTAGGCGATTTATCTCCTGATGGTCAAGGTGTTATCAAATTTGCTGAAGGAATTGAAGTTGGGCATATTTTCAAGTTGGGAACCAAATATAGCCAAGCAATGAACGCTACAATTTTAGATGAAAATGGTCGAGCTCAACCTATTATTATGGGATGTTATGGAATTGGTGTTTCTCGTATTTTATCCGCAATTGCTGAACAATCAAATGATGAAAATGGTTTGGTCTGGGATAAGAAAATTAGCCCATTTGATTTACATTTGATTCCTGTTAATATGAAGAGTGAAGAGCAAGTTGCATTTGCCGAAACACTTTATGTGTCATTACAACAAGCTGGTTATAGCGTGTTAATTGATGATCGCGGCGAACGTGCAGGTGTCAAATTTGCGGATGCTGATTTAATTGGCTTACCACTTCGTATTACAGTTGGTAAAAAAGCGGCAGAAGGCATTGTTGAAGTGAAAATCAGAAAAACTGGTGAAATGATTGAAGTTCGTCAAGATGAACTTTTAAATACATTACCGATTCTTTTTGGAGATAAATAA